One Sagittula stellata E-37 genomic window carries:
- a CDS encoding methyl-accepting chemotaxis protein has product MNSDTLPPKSALAMNIKWKFPLQIAVPTLVIVFAVSAFAYWQAVRALESRRNVVMEAVMEERQFALKEWLHTIETDIVLLAEADSTRDALNRFTRSRRLIGEAPDETLRRLYIDDNPNPVGEKDNLLTARDGSIWSEEHEVYHPDLRRFQQMRNYYDLFLFDADGNLVYTVFKERDFATNFLTGPYADSGLGDAFRRALDMNEGEIAFSDFAAYAPSNGQPAKFVAAPVFDADGVLLGVAGLQIDIDRVGTILGQTPFLGRTGEIYAVNEAGLALTASVQEGGHGIFDPLPDLPQIRAARNGEEFSSTDVTGLSGNPAVALSNSIDFDGTQWHIVIEQDRVEAMATENELFATTVAQVLIVLVMVMGVAFLVARMLTGRIGDLLQGVRRIAEGDYKTKVAQADKADEIGDIARALNGFRKDLSEVEAAHAREKQKALQQAKAVEALREALFKLADGDLDCAIRQTLDGDYAPLKEHFNATAESLSAIIEQLRSSAVSMEADVDRLSDGAESLSSRTENQAATLEETAAAMDQISASVKSTADGAKQIVGAIGVARDQAEQGEEVRGRAVQAMSAIESSSKQIAQIIGVMEDIAFQTNLLSLNAGVEAARAGEVGRGFAVVASEVRALAQRSSDSATEIRNLITNSNDNVSNGVRLVSELGGAMEGILREVVSVSDRVEHIAASAAEQAQGISEINNGISMLDQVTQQNAAMVQDSVAASRGLKDKSADLRTLVARFRSQGSGGSQVRPVGAARPVAKASAPAAPKTGKAASVARLEKDAPGRRRPHAPKKTARPAAGSGATHASTADLGWDSADAKPIPADTAPKARAASGGSSPLWQDF; this is encoded by the coding sequence ATGAATTCCGACACTCTTCCTCCCAAGTCCGCACTGGCGATGAACATCAAGTGGAAGTTCCCGCTGCAGATCGCCGTGCCCACGCTGGTCATCGTCTTCGCGGTGTCGGCCTTTGCCTACTGGCAGGCGGTCCGGGCGCTTGAATCGCGGCGCAATGTCGTCATGGAAGCCGTCATGGAGGAGCGCCAGTTCGCGCTCAAGGAATGGCTGCACACGATCGAGACGGATATCGTGCTGCTGGCCGAGGCCGACAGCACGAGGGATGCGCTGAACAGGTTTACCCGGTCCCGGCGGCTGATTGGAGAGGCCCCGGACGAAACGCTTCGGCGGCTCTACATCGACGACAATCCCAATCCCGTCGGGGAGAAGGACAATCTGCTGACGGCGCGGGACGGTTCGATCTGGTCGGAGGAGCATGAAGTGTACCATCCCGACCTGCGCCGCTTTCAGCAGATGCGGAACTACTACGACCTCTTCCTGTTCGATGCCGACGGCAACCTTGTCTACACCGTGTTCAAGGAGCGCGACTTTGCCACGAATTTCCTGACCGGCCCTTATGCCGACAGCGGGCTGGGCGATGCGTTCCGCCGGGCGCTGGACATGAACGAAGGCGAGATCGCCTTTTCCGACTTCGCGGCCTATGCGCCCAGCAACGGCCAGCCGGCCAAGTTCGTCGCCGCGCCGGTGTTCGATGCGGACGGTGTGCTGCTGGGCGTCGCGGGACTTCAGATCGACATCGATCGGGTGGGCACGATTCTGGGGCAGACGCCGTTCCTTGGCCGGACGGGCGAGATCTACGCGGTCAACGAGGCCGGCCTGGCCCTGACCGCGTCTGTTCAGGAGGGCGGTCACGGCATCTTCGATCCGCTGCCGGACCTGCCGCAGATCCGGGCGGCGCGGAACGGCGAGGAGTTTTCCTCGACCGACGTCACCGGGCTGTCGGGCAATCCGGCGGTGGCGCTGTCGAACAGTATCGATTTCGATGGCACGCAATGGCACATCGTGATCGAGCAGGACCGCGTCGAGGCGATGGCGACCGAGAACGAGCTTTTCGCCACGACCGTCGCGCAGGTGCTGATCGTGCTGGTCATGGTGATGGGGGTGGCGTTCCTTGTCGCCCGGATGCTGACCGGGCGCATCGGCGACCTGTTGCAGGGCGTGCGCCGCATCGCCGAGGGCGACTACAAGACAAAGGTCGCGCAGGCCGACAAGGCGGACGAGATCGGCGACATCGCCCGCGCGCTGAACGGTTTCCGCAAGGACCTGTCCGAGGTGGAGGCGGCCCATGCCCGCGAAAAGCAGAAGGCGCTCCAGCAGGCCAAGGCGGTGGAGGCGCTGCGCGAGGCGTTGTTCAAGCTGGCGGACGGAGATCTCGACTGCGCGATCCGGCAAACGCTCGATGGCGATTACGCCCCGCTGAAGGAGCATTTCAACGCGACGGCGGAATCGCTGTCCGCGATCATCGAACAGTTGCGCTCAAGCGCGGTGTCGATGGAGGCGGACGTCGACCGGCTGAGCGATGGCGCTGAATCGCTGTCCTCCCGTACGGAGAACCAGGCCGCGACGCTTGAAGAGACCGCCGCCGCCATGGACCAGATTTCGGCCAGTGTGAAATCGACCGCCGATGGCGCCAAACAGATCGTGGGTGCCATCGGCGTGGCGCGCGACCAGGCGGAGCAGGGCGAAGAGGTGCGGGGCCGTGCCGTGCAGGCCATGAGCGCCATCGAGAGCTCGTCGAAGCAGATCGCCCAGATCATCGGCGTGATGGAGGACATCGCATTCCAGACCAACCTCCTGTCGCTGAATGCCGGGGTGGAGGCCGCCCGGGCCGGCGAGGTCGGGCGCGGCTTCGCGGTTGTCGCGTCGGAAGTGCGGGCGCTGGCGCAACGGTCCTCGGACAGTGCGACCGAGATCCGCAACCTCATCACCAACTCGAACGACAATGTGTCGAACGGGGTAAGACTCGTGTCGGAACTGGGCGGCGCGATGGAGGGCATCCTGCGCGAGGTCGTCTCGGTCTCCGACCGGGTGGAGCACATCGCGGCGAGCGCGGCAGAGCAGGCGCAGGGCATCAGCGAGATCAACAACGGTATTTCGATGCTGGACCAGGTGACGCAGCAGAATGCCGCGATGGTGCAGGACAGCGTGGCGGCGAGCCGCGGGCTGAAGGACAAGTCCGCCGATCTACGCACCCTCGTGGCGCGGTTCCGTTCGCAGGGGAGTGGCGGATCGCAGGTCCGTCCCGTGGGAGCTGCCCGGCCCGTGGCGAAGGCCTCGGCACCCGCCGCGCCCAAGACGGGGAAGGCGGCCTCCGTGGCCCGGCTCGAAAAGGATGCGCCCGGTCGCCGCAGGCCCCACGCGCCGAAGAAGACCGCCCGCCCGGCGGCCGGGTCAGGCGCCACACATGCCAGTACGGCGGATCTCGGATGGGACAGCGCAGACGCCAAGCCGATCCCTGCGGACACCGCGCCCAAGGCCCGCGCCGCGTCAGGCGGTTCATCGCCGCTGTGGCAGGATTTCTGA
- a CDS encoding nicotinate-nucleotide adenylyltransferase encodes MPSAFRPGARVGLLGGSFDPPHVGHVQLSREALKRFGLDRVVWLVSPGNPLKPHPPAPLAERMAAAEAILGGHPAIAVSDIEDRLGTRYTAETLARLTALCPRVRFTWLMGADNLVQFHRWDNWHEIMDRVSVGVLARPGHRLAAQRSVAARAYADARIPARASRTLGGAVAPAWCFVNMPMRPESSSALRAAGRRGAET; translated from the coding sequence ATGCCATCCGCGTTCCGGCCCGGCGCCCGCGTGGGGTTGCTGGGCGGATCGTTCGACCCCCCGCACGTGGGCCACGTCCAGCTGTCGCGGGAGGCGCTGAAACGCTTCGGCCTCGACCGGGTGGTGTGGCTGGTCAGCCCGGGCAACCCGCTGAAGCCCCATCCACCCGCCCCCCTGGCCGAGCGGATGGCGGCGGCAGAGGCCATCCTCGGCGGCCATCCCGCCATCGCCGTCAGCGACATCGAGGACCGTCTGGGCACGCGCTACACCGCCGAGACACTGGCCCGGCTGACCGCACTTTGCCCGCGCGTGCGGTTCACCTGGCTGATGGGGGCCGACAACCTCGTGCAGTTTCACCGCTGGGACAACTGGCACGAAATCATGGACCGCGTGTCGGTGGGCGTTCTGGCCCGTCCGGGCCACAGGCTGGCGGCGCAGAGGTCGGTCGCGGCGCGGGCCTATGCAGATGCCCGCATACCGGCGCGGGCCTCGCGCACGCTGGGGGGGGCTGTGGCGCCGGCGTGGTGTTTCGTGAACATGCCGATGCGTCCGGAGAGCTCCAGCGCGCTGCGCGCGGCGGGCCGCCGGGGGGCGGAAACGTGA
- the dacB gene encoding D-alanyl-D-alanine carboxypeptidase/D-alanyl-D-alanine endopeptidase — MTTGVSRRSFLFGAGALALSAGGALAGPPEVSLRPVARGEDLRLRNLPSIDELIARARLDGTVGFCVSDAATGEVLESHDPDQGLPPASVAKALTSGYALAQLGPDHRFETRVMVTGAVRDGVVQGDVILAGGGDPSLETDDLATLAQRLKASGVTGATGGFRVWGGALPYQHDIDTAQPDHVGYNPSVSGLCLNFNRVHFEWRRAGGDYEVTMDARSGAHRPEVRMARMAVEARSVPVYTYSDANGQDAWTVAKGALGSGGARWLPVRKPELYAGEVFQSFARAQGIKLGAPQVIETLPEGAEPVARIESGLLTDILHDMMKYSTNLTAEVVGLSASRVRLGRMPRDLRESAGALNDWAEESLGVPGIGLVDHSGLGDLSRVPAARMMEALVALHREKQLKPLMKPFLMRDAQRRVMDNHPISVHAKTGTLNFVSGLAGFADLPKGRELAFAIFTADLDRRAALTVEERERPEGASSWNVRAKMLQQALIERWGVLYEA; from the coding sequence ATGACCACCGGGGTTTCGAGACGTTCCTTTCTATTCGGCGCAGGCGCACTGGCGCTTTCTGCAGGCGGTGCCCTGGCGGGTCCGCCGGAGGTGTCGCTCAGGCCGGTGGCCCGGGGCGAAGACCTTCGGCTGCGCAACCTGCCCTCCATCGACGAGCTCATCGCCCGGGCGCGGCTTGACGGCACCGTGGGATTCTGCGTCTCGGACGCGGCCACCGGAGAGGTGCTTGAAAGCCACGACCCCGATCAGGGCCTGCCGCCCGCCAGCGTCGCCAAGGCGCTGACGTCGGGCTACGCGCTGGCGCAACTGGGGCCCGATCATCGTTTCGAGACCCGCGTCATGGTGACTGGCGCTGTCAGGGATGGCGTGGTGCAAGGCGACGTGATCCTCGCCGGTGGCGGCGATCCCTCGCTTGAGACCGACGACCTCGCGACGCTGGCGCAGCGGCTGAAGGCGTCGGGCGTGACCGGCGCGACCGGCGGCTTTCGCGTCTGGGGCGGCGCGCTGCCCTACCAGCACGACATCGACACCGCGCAGCCCGATCACGTCGGTTACAACCCTTCGGTGTCCGGCCTGTGCCTGAACTTCAACCGCGTGCATTTCGAGTGGCGCCGGGCCGGGGGGGATTACGAGGTCACGATGGACGCGCGGTCGGGCGCGCACCGGCCCGAGGTGCGCATGGCGCGCATGGCCGTCGAGGCGCGCAGCGTGCCGGTCTACACCTACAGCGACGCCAACGGGCAGGACGCCTGGACCGTGGCGAAGGGGGCGCTGGGCTCGGGCGGGGCGCGGTGGCTGCCGGTCCGCAAGCCGGAGCTTTATGCCGGAGAGGTGTTCCAGAGTTTCGCCCGTGCCCAGGGTATCAAGCTGGGTGCGCCGCAGGTGATCGAGACCCTGCCCGAAGGGGCGGAACCGGTGGCCCGGATCGAAAGCGGTCTGCTGACCGACATCCTGCACGACATGATGAAATATTCGACCAACCTGACCGCCGAGGTCGTGGGCCTTTCGGCGAGCCGGGTGCGCCTTGGGCGGATGCCGCGCGATCTGCGCGAATCCGCCGGTGCGCTGAACGACTGGGCGGAAGAAAGCCTTGGCGTGCCGGGGATCGGGCTTGTCGACCATTCGGGGCTGGGCGACCTGAGCCGCGTGCCCGCCGCCCGGATGATGGAGGCGCTTGTCGCGCTGCACCGGGAAAAGCAGCTGAAGCCGCTGATGAAGCCGTTCCTGATGCGCGATGCGCAGCGCCGGGTGATGGATAACCACCCGATCTCGGTGCATGCCAAGACCGGGACGCTGAACTTCGTGAGCGGGCTGGCGGGGTTCGCCGACCTGCCGAAGGGCCGGGAGCTGGCCTTTGCGATCTTCACCGCCGACCTCGACCGGCGCGCGGCGCTGACTGTCGAGGAGCGGGAACGCCCCGAGGGCGCGTCCTCGTGGAACGTGCGGGCGAAGATGCTGCAGCAGGCGCTGATCGAACGCTGGGGCGTGCTCTACGAGGCGTGA
- a CDS encoding L,D-transpeptidase has product MNRFLAAAFGAVLTCLLPLGALAAPLVAQVDISSQTMTVIYNGQVAYQWPVSTARNGKYTPRGAWSAKWLSRNHKSSLYNNAPMPYAIFFNGNYAIHGTDQISRLGRPASAGCVRLHPEHAAVLFGLTQQVGKQNMRVVITN; this is encoded by the coding sequence ATGAACCGTTTTCTTGCTGCCGCCTTCGGTGCGGTGCTGACCTGCCTGCTGCCGCTGGGCGCCCTGGCCGCGCCGCTTGTGGCGCAGGTCGACATCTCGTCGCAGACCATGACCGTGATCTACAACGGGCAGGTCGCCTACCAGTGGCCGGTCTCCACCGCGCGCAACGGCAAGTACACGCCGCGCGGGGCGTGGTCGGCCAAGTGGCTGTCGCGCAACCACAAGTCCAGCCTCTACAACAACGCGCCCATGCCCTATGCGATCTTCTTCAACGGCAATTACGCGATCCACGGCACCGACCAGATCTCGCGCCTGGGGCGTCCGGCCTCGGCGGGCTGCGTGCGGCTGCACCCCGAACACGCCGCCGTGCTGTTCGGCCTGACCCAGCAGGTCGGCAAGCAGAACATGCGCGTGGTCATCACCAACTGA
- a CDS encoding tellurite resistance TerB family protein, with product MTDVTHPLSPQDCLVALMIAVSASDENVRTSELVKIDSAVNLLPVFADYDNDRIGAMSRLVFELFDQEDGLDALFGLMRDNLPERLFETAYALACDVAAADGTLRETELRLLEEIRYELNIDRLHAAAIERGARARHLSL from the coding sequence ATGACCGACGTGACACACCCGCTCAGCCCGCAGGACTGCCTCGTGGCCCTGATGATCGCGGTCTCCGCCTCGGACGAGAACGTGCGCACCTCCGAGCTGGTCAAGATCGACTCGGCGGTCAACCTGCTGCCGGTCTTCGCCGACTACGACAACGACCGGATCGGCGCCATGTCGCGGCTGGTGTTCGAGCTTTTCGACCAGGAGGACGGGCTGGACGCGCTTTTCGGCCTGATGCGGGACAACCTCCCCGAACGCCTGTTCGAAACCGCCTATGCGCTAGCCTGCGACGTCGCCGCCGCCGACGGCACCCTGCGCGAGACCGAGCTGCGCCTGCTCGAAGAGATTCGCTACGAATTGAATATAGACCGCCTGCACGCCGCCGCGATCGAGCGCGGCGCCCGCGCGCGTCACCTTTCCCTCTGA
- a CDS encoding lysine--tRNA ligase — protein sequence MSDLRDAAMTAKAWPFEEARRILKRYEKAPPEKGYVLFETGYGPSGLPHIGTFGEVARTSMIRRAFQEISDIPTRLICFSDDMDGMRKVPGNVPNQDRLREDLQKPLTSVYDPFETHESFGHHNNAMLRRFLDTFGFEYEFISATEFYKSGQFDETLLRAAERYDDLMKIMLKSLREERQQTYSIFLPIHPETGRVLYVPMKHVDAAKGEITFDDETGREWTLPVTGGQVKLQWKPDFGARWAALGVDFEMYGKDHSTNTPIYDGICRALGAKAPEHFTYELFLDENGQKISKSSGNGISIDEWLTYASTESLSYFMFQKPKTAKRMHFDVIPKAVDEYHQQLRAYRGQDAAARFNNPVWHIHGGEVPESTLVVPFSMLLNLASAAGAEDKAAMWAFINRYAPDASPETHPDLDAAAGFAVKYYKDFVKPSKVFRAPNPQERAAMEDLAARLRGWDGGADDEALQSLVFAVGKEHGFENLRDWFKALYEVLLGQSQGPRFGGFIALYGVSETASLIETALAGELTA from the coding sequence ATGTCCGATCTGCGTGACGCCGCCATGACGGCAAAGGCCTGGCCCTTTGAAGAGGCGCGCCGGATCCTCAAACGCTACGAGAAGGCGCCGCCCGAGAAGGGCTACGTCCTGTTCGAGACGGGCTACGGCCCCTCGGGTCTGCCGCATATCGGCACCTTCGGCGAAGTTGCGCGGACCTCGATGATCCGCCGGGCCTTCCAGGAGATCTCGGACATCCCGACGCGGCTGATCTGCTTTTCGGACGACATGGACGGAATGCGCAAGGTGCCGGGCAACGTGCCGAACCAGGACCGCCTGCGCGAGGACTTGCAAAAGCCGCTGACCTCGGTCTACGACCCGTTCGAGACGCACGAGTCCTTCGGCCATCACAACAATGCCATGCTGCGGCGGTTCCTCGACACCTTCGGGTTCGAGTACGAGTTCATCTCGGCGACGGAGTTCTACAAGTCGGGCCAGTTCGACGAGACGCTGCTGCGCGCGGCGGAACGCTACGACGACCTGATGAAGATCATGCTGAAGTCGCTGCGCGAGGAGCGCCAGCAGACCTATTCGATCTTCCTGCCGATCCACCCGGAGACGGGCCGCGTGCTGTACGTGCCGATGAAGCACGTCGATGCGGCGAAGGGCGAGATCACCTTCGACGACGAAACAGGGCGCGAATGGACGCTGCCGGTGACCGGCGGGCAGGTAAAGCTGCAGTGGAAGCCGGACTTCGGCGCCCGCTGGGCGGCGCTGGGCGTCGACTTCGAGATGTACGGCAAGGACCATTCGACCAACACGCCGATCTACGACGGCATCTGTCGGGCGCTGGGCGCGAAGGCGCCGGAGCATTTCACCTATGAACTGTTCCTCGACGAAAATGGGCAGAAGATCTCCAAGTCGTCGGGCAACGGCATCTCCATCGACGAGTGGCTGACCTATGCCTCGACCGAGTCGCTGTCCTACTTCATGTTCCAGAAGCCCAAGACGGCGAAGCGGATGCACTTCGACGTGATCCCGAAGGCGGTGGACGAGTATCACCAGCAGCTTCGGGCCTACCGCGGGCAGGACGCGGCGGCGCGGTTCAACAACCCGGTGTGGCACATTCACGGCGGCGAGGTGCCGGAAAGCACGCTGGTGGTGCCGTTCTCCATGCTGCTGAACCTGGCGTCGGCGGCCGGGGCCGAGGACAAGGCGGCGATGTGGGCCTTCATCAACCGCTACGCGCCCGATGCCTCGCCCGAGACGCATCCGGATCTCGACGCGGCGGCGGGGTTCGCGGTGAAGTACTACAAGGACTTCGTGAAGCCGTCGAAGGTCTTCCGCGCACCCAACCCGCAGGAGCGCGCGGCGATGGAGGACCTCGCGGCCCGGCTGCGCGGCTGGGACGGCGGTGCCGACGACGAGGCGCTGCAGTCGCTGGTCTTCGCGGTCGGCAAGGAGCACGGGTTCGAGAACCTGCGCGACTGGTTCAAGGCGCTTTACGAGGTGCTGCTGGGCCAGAGCCAGGGCCCGCGCTTCGGCGGCTTCATCGCGCTTTACGGCGTGTCCGAGACCGCATCGCTGATCGAGACGGCACTGGCGGGCGAGCTGACCGCCTGA
- a CDS encoding DUF4864 domain-containing protein translates to MRGFLKLVMLMGLAGMLLVGAVSAEEEVRPRDPAIEGVIRQQMDAFLAEDVESAFEFAAPNIQSMFRTPKIFGDMVRNGYPMVWKPSGVQFGDLRMIDGALWQEVYVMDGRGRSFALDYRMLEVDGAWRISGVQFLQTPDVSA, encoded by the coding sequence ATGCGCGGATTTCTGAAACTGGTCATGCTGATGGGACTGGCAGGCATGCTGCTGGTCGGTGCCGTGAGCGCTGAAGAAGAGGTCAGGCCCCGCGATCCGGCAATCGAGGGGGTCATCCGCCAGCAGATGGACGCCTTCCTGGCCGAGGACGTGGAAAGCGCGTTCGAATTCGCCGCCCCCAACATCCAGAGCATGTTCCGCACGCCGAAGATCTTCGGCGACATGGTGCGCAACGGGTATCCGATGGTCTGGAAGCCGTCGGGTGTTCAGTTCGGCGACCTGCGGATGATCGACGGCGCGCTGTGGCAGGAGGTCTATGTCATGGACGGACGCGGCCGCAGCTTCGCGCTGGATTACCGGATGCTGGAGGTGGATGGCGCCTGGCGGATTTCCGGCGTGCAGTTCCTTCAGACGCCGGACGTGTCGGCCTGA
- a CDS encoding right-handed parallel beta-helix repeat-containing protein, whose protein sequence is MNKAITDGLVFMPPAFAAGNLGLFSRGDGVPGSDTYASFASAAFVPADQDFGGCLEIQKTSATQKLRYMGQTPLPPGCYLRVTARVKAVAGALPSVRIAGYPATAGGAAVGGVVTVGASVALTDYGEVVEVSAIVGAGNREGVDLVWGTGAAYGHFGIDLTGANGGVVRVDDLTIEDVTGAFLRDMMNWVDVRDFGAQGDGVTDDTAAFAAADAAANGRRVLVSAGTYRLASSVTLESRVTFEGTLDMPVDAILSLTKDFALPDYIDAFGGDEELAFRKAVQSLMNGADHESLDLCGRRVSVFAPIDVQAAVPNRTSYAQRRVIRNGQLRAEDSGNWTPETVTSQATYSAANEWKLTAVANVANIQVGSHVTAPGVGREVYVREVNVPAQEVTLSQPLSDAVGVQVYTFTRYKFLLDFTGFERLNVFELEGVEFQCNELASGMALPALGTVNVVRNCVFNRPGHRGLVSIGDGCQGLLVDHCQFISHEGGTLSQNRQSVGVVVNANDVKIRNCRASQFRHFAVVSGAQSVITGNHFFQGDAATNGIRTAGIVIALRACNTQITGNYIDNCFIEWTNEREPEPDFSGGFGFAGLSVTNNVMLVSDVATSFAFIVVKPYGSGHFVNGMNVSGNTFRGVRVAIDRAEKVDTSFAALEMGSMRALSFHGNTYHNVVRGAENPLTVKHSQNTHAQVWEIDSDQRLPFNGWAEQVDGVTTTSRPRNEANVSNYAMPYTQAATGSNKDRVQLVWPVPMLGDVAVTMRCDV, encoded by the coding sequence ATGAACAAGGCGATTACCGACGGACTGGTCTTCATGCCGCCCGCGTTTGCGGCGGGCAACCTCGGTCTGTTTTCCCGGGGCGACGGGGTGCCGGGGTCGGATACCTACGCGAGTTTCGCATCGGCGGCCTTCGTTCCGGCGGATCAGGACTTCGGCGGTTGCCTTGAAATCCAGAAGACCAGTGCCACGCAGAAGCTGCGCTACATGGGCCAGACGCCGCTGCCGCCGGGCTGCTACCTGCGGGTGACGGCGCGGGTGAAGGCCGTGGCGGGCGCGTTGCCCTCGGTCCGGATCGCGGGATATCCTGCGACGGCGGGTGGGGCGGCGGTGGGCGGTGTCGTCACCGTCGGCGCGTCGGTTGCGCTGACGGACTACGGCGAGGTGGTCGAGGTCTCGGCCATCGTCGGCGCGGGCAATCGCGAAGGCGTCGATCTGGTCTGGGGGACGGGCGCGGCCTACGGGCATTTCGGCATCGACCTGACCGGGGCGAACGGCGGCGTGGTGCGGGTCGACGACCTGACGATCGAGGACGTCACCGGTGCCTTCCTGCGCGACATGATGAACTGGGTGGATGTGCGCGATTTCGGCGCGCAGGGCGACGGCGTGACCGACGACACCGCCGCCTTTGCCGCCGCCGATGCCGCCGCGAACGGGCGGCGGGTGCTGGTGTCGGCGGGAACCTACCGGCTGGCGTCTTCGGTGACGCTGGAGAGCCGTGTGACCTTCGAGGGGACGCTCGACATGCCGGTCGACGCGATCCTGTCGCTGACCAAGGATTTCGCGCTGCCCGACTACATCGACGCCTTCGGTGGCGACGAGGAACTGGCCTTCCGCAAGGCGGTGCAGTCGCTGATGAACGGCGCCGATCACGAAAGCCTGGACCTGTGCGGGCGGCGGGTGTCGGTGTTCGCGCCCATCGACGTGCAGGCGGCGGTGCCGAACCGCACCAGCTATGCGCAGCGCCGGGTGATCCGCAACGGCCAGCTTCGGGCCGAGGACAGCGGCAACTGGACGCCGGAGACGGTCACCAGCCAAGCCACCTATTCGGCGGCGAACGAATGGAAGCTGACGGCGGTGGCCAACGTCGCCAACATCCAGGTCGGCAGCCATGTCACCGCGCCCGGCGTCGGACGCGAGGTCTATGTGCGCGAGGTGAACGTGCCCGCGCAGGAAGTGACCCTGTCGCAGCCACTGTCGGACGCGGTGGGCGTGCAGGTCTACACCTTCACACGCTACAAGTTCCTGCTGGATTTCACCGGCTTCGAGCGGCTGAACGTGTTCGAGCTGGAGGGCGTCGAGTTCCAGTGCAACGAATTGGCCAGCGGCATGGCTTTGCCGGCGCTGGGGACGGTGAACGTGGTGCGCAACTGCGTCTTCAACCGGCCCGGCCACCGCGGGCTGGTCTCCATCGGCGACGGTTGCCAGGGGTTGCTGGTCGATCATTGCCAGTTCATCAGCCACGAGGGCGGGACCCTGTCGCAGAACCGCCAGTCGGTGGGCGTCGTGGTGAACGCCAACGACGTGAAGATCCGCAACTGCCGCGCGTCGCAGTTCCGCCATTTTGCGGTGGTCAGCGGCGCGCAGAGCGTCATCACCGGCAACCACTTCTTTCAGGGCGACGCTGCGACGAATGGCATACGGACGGCGGGGATCGTCATCGCCCTGCGCGCCTGCAACACGCAGATCACGGGCAATTACATCGACAACTGTTTCATCGAGTGGACGAACGAGCGCGAGCCGGAGCCGGATTTTTCCGGCGGGTTCGGCTTTGCGGGCCTGTCCGTCACCAACAACGTGATGCTGGTGTCGGACGTGGCGACGAGCTTTGCCTTCATCGTGGTGAAGCCCTACGGCTCGGGGCATTTCGTCAACGGGATGAACGTGTCGGGCAACACCTTCCGGGGCGTGCGGGTGGCCATCGACCGGGCGGAGAAGGTCGACACCTCCTTTGCGGCGCTGGAGATGGGCAGCATGCGGGCGCTCAGCTTTCACGGCAACACCTACCACAACGTGGTGCGCGGCGCCGAGAACCCGCTAACCGTGAAGCACAGCCAAAACACCCATGCGCAGGTCTGGGAGATCGACAGCGACCAGCGCCTGCCGTTCAACGGGTGGGCAGAGCAGGTCGACGGTGTGACCACCACCTCGCGTCCGCGCAACGAGGCGAACGTCAGCAATTACGCGATGCCCTACACGCAGGCCGCCACCGGCAGCAACAAGGACAGGGTGCAGCTGGTCTGGCCCGTGCCGATGCTGGGCGACGTGGCGGTGACGATGCGCTGCGACGTGTAA